The following are encoded in a window of Onthophagus taurus isolate NC chromosome 3, IU_Otau_3.0, whole genome shotgun sequence genomic DNA:
- the LOC111421323 gene encoding glutamate dehydrogenase, mitochondrial-like has protein sequence MSLFNHLKLYFHHVTKKRAVITIITKPSQRCYAELGVMPEELANIDEEADPAFYSMVQYNFHKARLVVEKKLVESLKKIKGQPPMNEECRKAKVKNVMTYLEQCDSMLEINFPIKRDNGSYEMIRAYRAMHKCHKMPTKGGIRYATGVCADEVYALAALMTYKCASANLPYGGSKGGVKINPRNYSVTELERITRRLTIELARKMMIGPQLDVPAPDMATGEREMSWICDTYHKTFGYNDIMAYGCVTGKPINQGGIHGRTAATGRGIFHSVDHVINSEHFMKLVNLPVGWKNKTFIVQGFGNVGIHVARYFSRQGAKCIGILEMDGSIYNKNGINILELQNYKLSKGTVVGYPGAEAYKGKNLLFEPCDILVPAAGEKLITKEVAQNINTKLIAEGANGPITPAGDKVLLKKNTIILPDIYANSGGVTVSYFEWLKNINHTSFGRLTFKYERDTNYHLLASVEESLAKHFGGETPRIPIIPSEAFQKRIHGASEVDIVHSGLAWTMERTFKEILIAAKEHNLGTDLRAAAYVNAIEKVFHTTNEAGLAF, from the exons atgtctctatttaatcatttaaaattgtattttcatCACGTAACGAAGAAACGCGCTGTTATCACCATCATCACTAAACCATCGCAAAGATGTTACGCCGAACTCGGAGTAATGCCCGAAGAACTCGCGAATATCGACGAAGAAGCGGATCCGGCGTTTTACAGTATGGTTCAATACAATTTTCACAAAGCCCGATTGGTAGTCGAAAAGAAATTGGTCgaatcgttaaaaaaaatcaaagggcAACCGCCTATGAATGAAGAGTGTCGAAAAGCTAAagtaaaaaatgtaatgacTTATTTGGAACAGTGCGATTCTATGTTGGAAATTAATTTCCCAATTAAACGTGATAACGGAAGTTACGAAATGATACGAGCCTATCGAGCTATGCATAAATGCCATAAAATGCCCACTAAAGGTGGTATAAGATACGCAACCGGAGTATGCGCTGACGAAGTTTATGCATTAGCAGCATTAATGACTTATAAATGTGCTAGTGCTAATTTACCGTACGGCGGATCAAAAGGTGGAGTTAAAATCAATCCGAGAAATTACAGCGTCACCGAATTAGAACGGATTACGAGAAGATTAACTATTGAATTAGCTAGGAAGATGATGATCGGTCCACAATTGGACGTTCCAGCTCCTGATATGGCAACTGGAGAAAGAGAAATGTCTTGGATTTGTGATACTTATCATAAAACATTTGGATATAATGATATTATGGCTTATGGATGTGTTACGGGGAAACCCATAAATCAAG GTGGTATTCATGGAAGAACTGCTGCAACCGGAAGAGGAATTTTTCATAGTGTCGATCACGTAATAAATAGCGaacattttatgaaattgGTTAATTTACCAGTTGgttggaaaaataaaacatttatcgTTCAAGGATTTGGAAACGTTGGTATTCACGTAGCCCGATATTTTAGTAGGCAAGGTGCTAAATGCATTGGAATACTCGAAATGGATGGTTCTATATACAATAAGAACGGAATTAACATTTTAGAATtgcaaaattataaattaagtaAAGGTACCGTGGTAGGTTATCCGGGGGCTGAAgcttataaaggaaaaaatcttcttttcGAACCGTGCGATATTTTAGTTCCGGCAGCCGGTGAGAAGTTAATCACGAAGGAGGTTGCCCAAAATATTAACACCAAATTAATCGCCGAAGGTGCTAATGGCCCGATAACACCGGCTGGAGACAAAGtacttttaaaaaagaatacgATAATCCTCCCTGACATTTATGCAAATTCTGGTGGGGTAACCGTTTCTTATTTCGAatggttaaaaaatattaatcacaCTTCGTTTGGACGATTAACCTTCAAATACGAGAGAGACACAAATTATCACCTATTAGCTTCCGTTGAGGAGTCTTTGGCGAAACACTTTGGTGGTGAAACCCCAAGAATACCGATCATTCCATCGGAAGCGtttcaaaaaagaattcatGGCGCTTCCGAAGTGGATATCgttcattcaggtttagcttGGACGATGGAACGGACGTTTAAAGAGATTTTAATAGCTGCTAAAGAACACAATTTAGGTACAGATTTAAGAGCAGCCGCTTATGTTAACGCTATTGAGAAAGTTTTTCACACCACCAATGAAGCCGGATTGGCTTTTTAA
- the LOC111423234 gene encoding lipase member H-A-like isoform X2 translates to MIKCILVCVLCFWGITDGLTVLNRTQAIPSIYFYLYNKDSGVNGLEFRIDNINTELIPIKNINIVLIHGWTESHTRPHYLKIRDEYLKKYDCNVFSFDYNRLDQQGYTYAREIAPDVGELIAETLVFLKYSGKLNFDQVHVVSHSLGCHVAGFVGKNVFRLSNEKLAKITALDAAGPNYNGAPPEKRLTGTDAKSTVVIHTDGLIFGANENMGTLDIYFNPLRPLQPGCTVAEIITDHGQAYCNHWISYKYFINTINKPQYIATECSSAIFYVFGLCFNNRQILYTEDINPEITGTYFVSAESPFGINIRNVIM, encoded by the exons ATGGTTTAACAGTTTTAAATCGAACCCAAGCTATCCCGAGCATTTACTTTTACCTATACAACAAAGATTCCGGCGTAAATGGATTAGAATTTCGAATCGATAACATCAACACTGAGTTAAtcccaataaaaaatattaacatcgTTCTTATCCATGGGTGGACCGAGTCTCATACTCGCCCCCATTACCTTAAAATACGCGATGAATACCTAAAGAAATACGATTGTAACGTTTTCAGCTTTGATTATAATCGCTTAGATCAACAAGGATACACATATGCTAGAGAGATTGCACCGGATGTTGGTGAATTAATAGCTGAAACTTTAGTGTTTTTAAAATACTCTGGGAAATTAAATTTCGATCAAGTCCACGTTGTGTCTCATTCTTTGGGTTGCCACGTAGCTGGGTTTGTTGGAAAGAACGTTTTTAGATTATCGAATGAAAAATTAGCTAAAATAACGGCTTTGGATGCTGCTGGACCTAATTATAACGGTGCACCCCCGGAAAAACGATTAACCGGAACTGATGCTAAATCAACTGTTGTTATACATACGGATGGATTAATTTTTGGAGCTAATGAAAATATGGGAACGttagatatttattttaatccattgAGACCTTTACAACCAGGTTGTACGGTTGCAGAAATTATTACAGATCACGGTCaag cTTATTGTAATCATTGGAtaagttataaatattttattaataccataAATAAACCGCAATATATCGCAACTGAATGTAGCTCGgctattttttatgtttttgggCTTTGTTTTAATAACCGCCAGATTTTGTACACTGAAGATATTAATCCTGAAATTACCGGGACTTATTTTGTTTCTGCTGAATCTCCATTTGGAATTAATATTCGGAATGTTATTATGTAA